One Psychrobacillus glaciei genomic region harbors:
- a CDS encoding tyrosine-type recombinase/integrase, translated as MLLKFAYQDFLEDRKFKNTTQTNIGNYERTLGLFIDHCLELGVINIEDVGQSHVRNYLINCQERGNKPSTINTKIMRIRAFFNYLIEEKIVSENMARKVRLQKEDVKIDVFTDEQIYQMLAYYRSLRRKEKSYFSYRGYLLIMLLLGTGVRRKEAINLKWSDIDMPNVTMSVYGKNRQYEVVFLTEKLIKELSVYKVFCKNHFGEENEYVFLNRDNTPMTDNSIMLMFKNLQKQMNFKDVRVSPHTFRHTFCHRLAMSGMSAFAIQKMMRHKNINVTMRYVAMWGNELKEQNDKHNPLKNLNI; from the coding sequence ATGCTTTTGAAATTTGCTTATCAAGATTTTTTAGAGGATAGGAAGTTTAAGAACACAACGCAGACCAATATTGGAAACTATGAGAGAACGTTAGGGCTGTTTATAGACCACTGCCTAGAGCTAGGTGTAATTAACATTGAAGACGTTGGTCAAAGCCATGTACGTAACTACCTAATCAATTGTCAGGAGAGAGGGAACAAGCCAAGTACAATTAATACAAAAATAATGAGAATCCGAGCATTCTTCAATTACCTTATCGAAGAAAAAATAGTAAGTGAAAATATGGCTCGTAAGGTTAGGTTGCAAAAAGAAGATGTGAAAATTGATGTTTTTACAGATGAACAGATATATCAAATGTTGGCTTACTATCGAAGTTTAAGACGAAAGGAGAAGAGTTACTTCAGTTATCGTGGCTACTTATTGATTATGCTTTTACTTGGAACAGGAGTGAGACGGAAGGAAGCAATAAATCTCAAATGGTCAGATATTGATATGCCAAATGTAACAATGAGTGTCTACGGTAAAAACCGCCAGTATGAGGTAGTGTTTTTGACTGAGAAGCTTATAAAGGAACTTTCTGTATATAAAGTTTTTTGTAAGAATCATTTTGGAGAAGAAAATGAATATGTGTTCTTGAATCGTGATAATACTCCCATGACAGACAACTCCATTATGCTCATGTTTAAGAACTTACAAAAGCAAATGAATTTTAAGGACGTAAGGGTGAGTCCACATACTTTTAGGCATACGTTTTGTCATCGACTTGCAATGAGTGGTATGTCAGCCTTTGCAATTCAAAAGATGATGCGACATAAAAATATCAATGTCACAATGCGATATGTAGCGATGTGGGGAAATGAACTTAAAGAACAGAATGATAAACATAATCCATTGAAAAACTTAAATATATAA
- the groL gene encoding chaperonin GroEL (60 kDa chaperone family; promotes refolding of misfolded polypeptides especially under stressful conditions; forms two stacked rings of heptamers to form a barrel-shaped 14mer; ends can be capped by GroES; misfolded proteins enter the barrel where they are refolded when GroES binds) yields MAKEIKFSEDARSAMLRGVDKLADAVKVTLGPKGRNVVLEKKFGSPLITNDGVTIAKDIELEDAFENMGAKLVAEVASKTNDIAGDGTTTATVLAQSMIREGLKNVTAGANPVGIRKGIDLAVAAAITELKAISKEIEGKESIAQVAAISSGDSEVGELIAEAMERVGNDGVITIEESKGFTTELDVVEGMQFDRGYASAYMATNTDKMEAVLDNPYILITDKKISSIQEILPVLEQVVQQGKPLLLISEDVEGEALATLVVNKLRGTFNAVAVKAPGFGDRRKAMLEDIAILTGAEVITEDLGLELKSTDISQLGRASKVVVTKDNTTIVEGNGESERIASRVAQIRSQLEETTSEFDKEKLQERLAKLAGGVAVVKVGAATETELKERKLRIEDALNATRAAVEEGIVSGGGTALVNVYNKVAELAETQEGDVATGLKIVLRALEEPVRQIANNAGLEGSIVVDRLKREEIGIGFNAATGEWVNMMEAGIVDPTKVTRSALQNAASVAALFLTTEAVVADIPEKGGAGMGMPDMGGMGGMM; encoded by the coding sequence ATGGCAAAAGAAATTAAGTTCAGTGAAGACGCTCGTAGTGCAATGCTACGTGGAGTGGATAAACTTGCGGATGCAGTTAAAGTAACACTTGGACCAAAAGGACGTAATGTAGTTCTTGAGAAAAAATTTGGTTCACCACTTATTACAAATGATGGTGTGACGATTGCAAAAGATATTGAATTAGAAGATGCATTTGAAAACATGGGTGCAAAATTGGTTGCAGAAGTTGCATCTAAAACAAATGATATCGCTGGTGACGGTACAACAACTGCTACTGTATTAGCGCAATCGATGATTCGTGAAGGATTAAAAAACGTAACAGCTGGTGCAAATCCTGTTGGAATTCGTAAAGGGATCGACCTTGCAGTTGCTGCAGCAATTACAGAGCTAAAAGCAATCTCTAAAGAAATCGAAGGCAAGGAGTCTATCGCTCAAGTTGCGGCTATTTCTTCAGGGGACTCTGAAGTTGGCGAATTAATCGCTGAAGCAATGGAACGCGTTGGTAACGACGGTGTTATTACCATTGAAGAGTCTAAAGGTTTCACAACTGAGCTTGATGTAGTAGAAGGTATGCAATTCGATCGTGGATACGCATCTGCATATATGGCAACTAATACAGATAAAATGGAAGCAGTACTTGATAATCCATATATCTTAATTACAGATAAAAAAATCTCTAGCATTCAAGAAATCCTTCCAGTTCTTGAGCAAGTTGTACAACAAGGTAAACCACTTTTACTAATCTCTGAGGACGTAGAAGGGGAAGCGTTAGCAACTCTAGTTGTAAACAAATTACGCGGAACTTTCAATGCTGTAGCTGTTAAAGCTCCAGGATTTGGAGATCGTCGTAAAGCAATGCTTGAAGATATCGCAATCCTAACTGGCGCTGAAGTAATTACAGAAGATTTAGGATTAGAATTAAAATCTACTGACATTTCACAATTAGGACGTGCTTCTAAAGTTGTTGTAACAAAAGACAATACAACAATCGTTGAAGGTAACGGAGAATCAGAACGCATTGCTAGCCGTGTAGCTCAAATCCGTTCTCAATTAGAAGAAACAACTTCTGAATTCGACAAAGAAAAACTACAAGAACGCCTTGCAAAACTTGCTGGTGGAGTAGCTGTAGTGAAAGTCGGAGCAGCAACTGAAACAGAACTAAAAGAACGTAAACTTCGCATCGAAGACGCACTGAACGCAACTCGCGCAGCTGTTGAAGAAGGTATCGTATCTGGTGGTGGTACTGCACTAGTAAACGTATACAACAAAGTAGCAGAACTTGCTGAAACACAAGAAGGCGACGTAGCAACTGGACTTAAAATTGTACTTCGTGCACTAGAAGAACCAGTTCGCCAAATAGCTAACAACGCAGGTCTAGAAGGTTCTATCGTTGTTGACCGCCTAAAACGCGAAGAAATCGGTATCGGTTTCAACGCAGCAACAGGCGAATGGGTGAACATGATGGAAGCTGGTATCGTAGATCCAACGAAAGTAACTCGTTCAGCACTTCAAAACGCTGCATCTGTAGCAGCATTATTCTTGACTACAGAAGCGGTAGTAGCAGACATCCCAGAAAAAGGCGGCGCAGGAATGGGCATGCCTGACATGGGTGGAATGGGCGGCATGATGTAA
- the groES gene encoding co-chaperone GroES, which translates to MLRPLGDRIVIELIEAEEKTASGIVLPDSAKEKPQEGKVIAVGTGRVLENGARVELDVKEGDRIIFSKYAGTEVKYENNEYLILRESDVLAVIG; encoded by the coding sequence TTGTTAAGACCATTAGGTGATCGTATCGTAATCGAATTAATCGAAGCTGAGGAAAAAACAGCATCTGGCATCGTACTTCCAGACTCTGCTAAAGAGAAGCCACAAGAAGGAAAAGTAATAGCTGTCGGTACTGGACGAGTACTTGAAAACGGCGCTCGCGTTGAATTAGACGTGAAAGAAGGAGACCGTATCATCTTCTCTAAATATGCAGGTACTGAAGTAAAATATGAAAATAACGAATATTTAATATTACGCGAAAGCGATGTTCTAGCTGTAATAGGCTAA
- a CDS encoding CPBP family intramembrane glutamic endopeptidase, whose translation MKQQKTGLYILIVYCVMQLSGAIFTPLLHKLFVSRDFENPVLLSYGWWVFISMGVATLITLLLVRKNDDFLTPLKGKPSPLGKTVGWGVLGFFLVLLGQGVAANIEIKLGVEPGSENTAQFIEIAHAVPLAIFSIVLFAPILEELIFRRLIFGSLLPKTNFFVAAAVSAIVFGIIHFDFTHILLYAVSGFIFAFIYHKTKRIMASIISHMLLNGFVVLFQFYGEAIQKFLETYTNMH comes from the coding sequence ATGAAACAACAAAAAACAGGCTTGTATATTTTAATTGTTTACTGCGTTATGCAGCTTTCTGGGGCTATATTTACACCACTTTTACATAAGTTATTTGTTTCCAGGGACTTTGAAAACCCTGTTCTTCTTTCTTATGGTTGGTGGGTATTCATAAGCATGGGGGTTGCAACGCTTATTACGCTCCTTTTAGTTAGAAAAAATGATGATTTCTTGACTCCATTGAAAGGAAAGCCGTCACCACTTGGGAAGACAGTTGGATGGGGAGTTCTGGGATTCTTCCTTGTTTTATTAGGTCAAGGGGTTGCAGCGAATATCGAAATAAAATTAGGGGTTGAACCTGGTTCCGAAAATACTGCGCAGTTCATCGAAATTGCACACGCGGTTCCACTGGCTATTTTCTCCATTGTTTTATTTGCACCTATTTTAGAAGAGTTAATTTTTCGTCGCCTCATTTTTGGTTCTTTATTGCCAAAAACGAATTTTTTTGTTGCCGCTGCGGTCAGTGCAATAGTGTTTGGAATTATCCACTTCGACTTTACGCACATCCTACTATATGCGGTATCGGGGTTTATATTCGCTTTCATTTATCACAAGACGAAGCGTATTATGGCTTCGATAATCTCCCATATGCTATTAAATGGGTTTGTTGTGCTCTTCCAATTTTACGGTGAAGCAATACAAAAATTTCTCGAAACATACACCAATATGCACTGA
- a CDS encoding redox-sensing transcriptional repressor Rex: protein MKPEPPKIPQATTKRLPLYYRFLQSFHNAGHKRVSSQELSDAMKIDSATIRRDFSHFGALGKKGYGYDVANLLEFFRKTLDQDEAANVALIGVGSLGTAFLKYNFQKNHNTKIVVAFDTKAPVEGMMKSDIPVFNPSVMEEKLLEYGIELVICTVPSRSAQEVADRLAKTEITGILNFTPVRLNVPDTIRVHTIDLSVEVQTLIYLIRNKSIE from the coding sequence ATGAAACCTGAACCACCGAAAATTCCTCAAGCAACAACGAAAAGACTTCCTTTATATTATAGATTTTTACAAAGTTTTCACAACGCTGGACATAAAAGAGTCTCATCTCAAGAATTAAGTGATGCGATGAAAATAGATTCTGCAACAATCCGAAGAGATTTTTCTCATTTTGGTGCTCTAGGTAAAAAAGGTTATGGATATGATGTTGCTAACTTACTTGAGTTTTTTCGGAAGACACTAGATCAGGATGAAGCGGCAAATGTTGCGCTAATTGGGGTTGGTAGTTTAGGTACTGCATTTCTCAAATATAACTTTCAAAAAAACCATAATACGAAAATTGTTGTTGCCTTCGATACAAAGGCCCCAGTAGAAGGAATGATGAAAAGTGATATTCCAGTTTTTAATCCTAGTGTAATGGAAGAGAAGTTGCTAGAGTATGGCATTGAGTTAGTGATATGCACCGTTCCAAGTCGCTCTGCACAGGAAGTTGCTGATCGATTAGCAAAAACGGAAATAACAGGTATTTTGAATTTTACTCCAGTGAGGTTAAATGTTCCAGATACAATTCGTGTACATACAATTGATTTATCTGTAGAAGTACAAACACTTATTTATCTCATACGCAATAAAAGTATTGAATAA
- a CDS encoding ABC-F family ATP-binding cassette domain-containing protein gives MIVLQVNQVTKSFNGEDILTNVKLEVQDRDRVALVGRNGAGKSTLLKIIAGEMSYDSGDIIMPKNIRLGYLEQHAGLESKLSIWEEMKSIFGHLIDSEKELRSLESQMADPSVYEDSEVYARVAGTYDELQLAFNEAGGYRFESDIRSILHGMQFFPEDYDKPVQALSGGQKTRLALAKMLLSKPDLLILDEPTNHLDIATLNFLENYLKNYSGAILIVSHDRYFLDQVVNFVYEVSRHNVARYVGNYSSYLDQKAKNYERDKKMYERQQEEKAKLEDFVNKNLARASTTKMAQSRRKVIEKTDWMDSPDGEEKSANFGFIIDRPSGNDVLRLEEVSVGYPNKTVSTNISFSVYKQDRIALVGPNGVGKSTLLKTLMKQLDTAGGKIQYGTNVQFGYYDQEQAALTGNKTVLLELWDEWPLMNEKDVRSVLGRFLFSGDDVQKTVSTLSGGEKARLALAKLMLLKANTLVLDEPTNHLDLDSKEVLENALLEFPGTILFVSHDRYFINRIATKVIELSKDSSALFLGDYDYYLEKIEELEELALENAVIEKTVVVKTSTSTIDKEAKKKERQLRRQLEELESQIPKVDSEIASIEEKLCDPVIFQDHEAVQHLQLELDELKVKQDDLSNEWLELQELLEEIASN, from the coding sequence GTGATTGTTTTACAAGTCAATCAAGTAACAAAGTCCTTTAACGGGGAAGATATATTAACAAACGTTAAGTTAGAGGTTCAAGACCGGGATCGGGTCGCACTCGTCGGCCGAAACGGTGCTGGAAAATCTACTTTACTTAAAATAATTGCTGGTGAAATGTCGTATGATTCCGGCGATATTATTATGCCCAAAAACATTCGATTAGGCTATCTAGAACAACATGCTGGACTGGAGTCAAAGCTCTCCATTTGGGAGGAAATGAAGTCCATCTTCGGTCATCTAATCGACTCCGAAAAAGAGCTTCGTTCATTAGAATCACAAATGGCCGATCCTTCCGTATACGAAGATTCAGAAGTTTATGCTCGAGTAGCCGGTACATACGACGAGCTTCAACTTGCTTTTAATGAAGCAGGCGGTTATCGATTCGAATCTGACATTCGCTCTATCCTTCACGGGATGCAGTTCTTCCCTGAAGATTACGATAAGCCTGTGCAAGCATTATCTGGCGGTCAAAAGACAAGACTTGCACTTGCGAAAATGTTGCTTAGCAAACCCGACTTACTTATTTTGGATGAGCCTACCAATCATTTAGATATAGCTACATTAAACTTTTTAGAAAATTATTTAAAAAACTATAGTGGTGCGATTCTAATCGTTTCGCATGACCGCTACTTTTTAGATCAAGTAGTGAATTTTGTATATGAAGTTTCTCGACATAATGTAGCAAGATATGTTGGTAATTACAGCAGCTACCTAGATCAAAAAGCAAAAAACTACGAACGAGATAAAAAAATGTATGAACGACAACAAGAGGAAAAAGCGAAGTTGGAAGACTTCGTCAACAAGAATTTAGCACGTGCCTCTACAACGAAAATGGCACAGTCGAGACGTAAGGTAATTGAAAAAACAGACTGGATGGATTCACCAGACGGCGAAGAAAAATCAGCTAACTTTGGCTTTATAATTGACCGTCCAAGCGGAAACGACGTACTTCGACTGGAAGAAGTTTCTGTCGGATATCCAAATAAAACGGTCTCTACCAATATTTCGTTTTCTGTTTATAAACAAGACCGTATTGCGCTTGTCGGGCCAAATGGCGTTGGTAAATCTACCTTGCTGAAAACCCTAATGAAACAACTTGATACTGCCGGCGGTAAGATTCAATACGGAACAAATGTCCAATTTGGGTACTACGACCAAGAACAAGCAGCTCTAACCGGCAATAAAACAGTGCTACTAGAATTGTGGGATGAATGGCCACTGATGAATGAAAAGGATGTCCGCTCTGTATTGGGACGTTTCCTTTTTAGCGGAGATGATGTGCAAAAAACAGTTTCTACGTTATCTGGTGGAGAAAAAGCAAGACTTGCCCTAGCTAAGTTAATGCTATTAAAAGCGAACACATTAGTGCTAGATGAGCCTACCAACCATTTAGACTTAGATAGTAAGGAAGTTCTTGAAAATGCCTTACTAGAGTTTCCTGGAACAATTCTTTTCGTGTCGCATGACCGTTACTTTATTAATAGAATCGCTACAAAAGTTATTGAGTTATCAAAAGACAGCTCTGCTCTTTTCTTAGGTGATTATGATTACTACCTAGAAAAGATAGAAGAGCTTGAAGAACTTGCATTAGAAAATGCAGTCATTGAAAAAACGGTTGTCGTTAAGACAAGTACTTCAACGATTGATAAAGAAGCGAAGAAGAAAGAACGCCAACTCCGACGCCAATTGGAAGAACTAGAATCACAAATTCCAAAAGTGGATTCAGAAATAGCTTCTATAGAAGAAAAGCTTTGCGATCCAGTAATTTTCCAAGATCACGAAGCGGTCCAACATTTACAACTTGAATTGGATGAATTGAAAGTAAAACAAGATGATCTGTCGAATGAATGGCTGGAATTGCAAGAGCTATTAGAAGAAATAGCTTCAAATTAA
- the tsaD gene encoding tRNA (adenosine(37)-N6)-threonylcarbamoyltransferase complex transferase subunit TsaD encodes MTKDQYILGIETSCDETAASIVKNGHEIISNVVASQIESHKRFGGVVPEIASRHHVEQITIVIEEALKQADMSPKDLDAVAVTEGPGLVGALLIGINAAKAFSFANGLPLVGVHHIAGHIYANALVQPMEFPLLALVVSGGHTELVLMKADGQFELIGETRDDAAGEAYDKVARVLNLPYPGGPHIDRLANESDGAVAFPRAWLEEGSYDFSFSGLKSAVINYQHNAEQRGEEINPNHLAAGFQQSVVEVLTAKTLRAAREFNVKQVIAAGGVAANKGLRRALEETFAKENIPFYVPPISLCTDNAAMIAAAGTSMFSAGKTGDLSMNGRPGMELHNW; translated from the coding sequence ATGACAAAAGATCAATATATTTTAGGAATAGAAACAAGCTGTGATGAAACAGCAGCATCCATCGTGAAAAATGGGCATGAGATTATATCTAATGTGGTCGCTTCTCAAATTGAAAGCCATAAGCGCTTTGGTGGAGTTGTCCCAGAAATTGCTTCAAGACATCATGTAGAACAAATTACAATTGTTATTGAAGAAGCATTGAAACAAGCGGATATGTCGCCAAAAGATTTGGATGCAGTAGCAGTTACAGAAGGACCAGGACTTGTAGGAGCGCTTTTAATTGGAATAAATGCAGCAAAAGCTTTTTCCTTTGCAAACGGTCTTCCACTTGTTGGCGTGCATCATATTGCCGGTCATATTTATGCGAATGCACTTGTGCAGCCAATGGAATTTCCGCTTCTTGCATTAGTTGTTTCAGGAGGACATACCGAACTTGTACTAATGAAAGCTGACGGGCAGTTTGAATTAATCGGCGAAACGCGAGATGATGCTGCTGGTGAAGCATACGATAAAGTGGCTCGTGTATTGAATCTTCCATACCCTGGTGGTCCTCATATTGATCGACTGGCAAATGAAAGTGACGGTGCAGTGGCATTTCCAAGAGCTTGGCTCGAAGAAGGATCATATGATTTTAGTTTCAGTGGTTTGAAATCAGCGGTTATTAATTATCAACATAATGCGGAGCAGCGCGGAGAAGAAATCAATCCCAACCATTTAGCAGCTGGTTTTCAACAAAGTGTAGTGGAAGTGTTAACGGCAAAAACGTTAAGAGCAGCCCGTGAGTTCAATGTAAAGCAAGTCATCGCTGCAGGTGGGGTTGCTGCGAATAAAGGACTACGCCGTGCGCTCGAAGAAACATTTGCAAAAGAAAATATTCCATTTTATGTTCCACCAATCTCACTGTGCACAGATAATGCAGCAATGATTGCGGCAGCAGGTACCTCTATGTTTTCCGCAGGGAAAACAGGAGATTTGTCGATGAATGGTCGACCAGGGATGGAACTTCATAATTGGTAA
- the rimI gene encoding ribosomal protein S18-alanine N-acetyltransferase: METNQLITYRKMAMEDIDQVLLIEEEAFSTPWTREAFEHEMTTNLYSHYIVAETETKEIIGYCGMWLVMDESHITNVAVVERMRGHKIGEGLMREAIRVVLEQNVVLMTLEVRVTNDIAKNLYHKLGFQDGGIRKNYYTDTQEDALVMWVEFK; encoded by the coding sequence ATGGAAACTAATCAACTAATAACGTATCGAAAAATGGCAATGGAAGATATCGATCAAGTGCTTTTAATAGAAGAAGAAGCTTTTTCGACTCCTTGGACCAGAGAAGCATTTGAACATGAAATGACGACCAATTTGTATTCGCATTATATTGTGGCGGAGACAGAAACAAAAGAGATTATTGGCTACTGCGGCATGTGGCTCGTCATGGATGAAAGTCATATCACAAATGTAGCGGTTGTGGAACGTATGCGCGGACATAAAATTGGCGAAGGTTTAATGCGTGAAGCAATTCGAGTAGTGCTAGAACAAAATGTGGTGCTTATGACATTGGAAGTAAGGGTAACAAATGACATTGCGAAGAATTTATATCATAAATTAGGATTCCAAGACGGCGGCATACGAAAAAACTATTATACAGATACGCAGGAGGATGCGCTTGTGATGTGGGTGGAATTTAAATGA
- the tsaB gene encoding tRNA (adenosine(37)-N6)-threonylcarbamoyltransferase complex dimerization subunit type 1 TsaB produces MIWLGIDTSHTPLAVAIVKDNQVIAEYKSSLKITHSIGTMPAIEEILKKADIKPGEIDAIAVAKGPGSYTGVRIGVTIGKTLAWTLNIPIFSVSSLHVLAGNVPHFPGVVCAIMDARRGNVFAGIYTNSEVVKEAHMSLVELLKTVDEMGQPVLFVGMDVAIHWGQIKEVLGDKVHRPNAAFDLPSAAVLIELAKKEEPADVHMTVPEYLRVTEAEANWMKEQKKNGN; encoded by the coding sequence ATGATTTGGTTAGGAATAGATACATCACATACGCCGCTTGCAGTAGCTATTGTAAAGGACAATCAAGTGATTGCAGAGTATAAATCATCCCTTAAAATTACGCATTCGATTGGAACGATGCCTGCAATTGAAGAAATATTGAAAAAAGCGGACATCAAACCTGGAGAAATTGATGCGATTGCCGTTGCAAAAGGTCCTGGTTCTTATACAGGAGTGCGAATCGGTGTGACAATAGGGAAGACACTTGCATGGACACTAAATATTCCTATTTTTTCGGTGTCTAGTTTACATGTGTTAGCTGGAAATGTACCGCATTTTCCGGGTGTTGTTTGTGCGATTATGGATGCAAGGCGCGGCAATGTATTTGCGGGCATTTATACGAACAGTGAAGTAGTAAAGGAAGCACATATGTCGTTAGTAGAGCTACTTAAAACTGTAGATGAAATGGGACAACCGGTTTTATTTGTAGGAATGGACGTTGCAATTCATTGGGGGCAAATAAAAGAAGTACTTGGGGATAAAGTGCATCGTCCAAATGCAGCATTCGATTTGCCAAGTGCAGCGGTTTTAATAGAACTTGCGAAAAAGGAAGAACCAGCTGACGTGCATATGACAGTGCCTGAATATTTGCGCGTGACAGAAGCAGAAGCAAACTGGATGAAAGAGCAGAAGAAAAATGGAAACTAA
- the tsaE gene encoding tRNA (adenosine(37)-N6)-threonylcarbamoyltransferase complex ATPase subunit type 1 TsaE, which yields MKYERIIYSEQETEALAQQLSALLQTSDVLTLEGDLGAGKTTFTKSVAKGLGITRNVNSPTFTILKQYEGRIPLNHLDVYRLADSDEDLGWDELFYGDAVSIIEWANIIEEDLPTERLAIQILRLEDDKRKFTFEPLGKRYEQLCEELFE from the coding sequence ATGAAATATGAACGTATAATTTATTCGGAACAAGAGACCGAGGCACTAGCCCAACAACTATCGGCACTCCTACAGACTAGTGATGTGCTCACTCTAGAGGGAGATCTAGGAGCAGGCAAAACCACCTTTACGAAAAGCGTTGCAAAAGGCTTGGGAATCACGCGTAATGTAAATAGCCCAACGTTCACTATTTTAAAACAATATGAAGGAAGAATCCCTTTAAATCATCTAGACGTGTACCGTTTGGCAGATAGCGATGAGGATTTAGGTTGGGACGAGTTGTTTTATGGGGATGCAGTGAGCATTATCGAGTGGGCTAATATAATAGAAGAAGATTTGCCGACAGAGCGTTTGGCGATTCAAATACTACGCTTAGAGGACGATAAGCGAAAGTTTACGTTTGAGCCTTTAGGCAAACGATATGAACAATTATGCGAGGAGCTTTTTGAATGA
- a CDS encoding HoxN/HupN/NixA family nickel/cobalt transporter — MDVTLFSILSIGFILGIKHAIEPDHVIAVSTIASKSKKLWQSTLAGVFWGIGHTATLLVVGLILIVMKNEISDRMSMSLEFVVGIMLVYLGIMNIINFRKKKQHTHLQNEQTSNKTSYLKSTAIGLVHGLAGSAAMVLLTMTIVNSVWEAAVYILVFGAGTILGMLFFTTILGIPFVFSSQKYNVNRVLALSAGGISLVFGIYYMYNLGVTEGLFSLWI; from the coding sequence GTGGATGTAACGTTATTTTCAATATTATCAATAGGTTTTATACTTGGTATTAAGCATGCCATCGAGCCGGATCATGTGATTGCGGTATCAACGATTGCAAGTAAAAGTAAAAAACTTTGGCAGTCTACGTTAGCAGGTGTTTTTTGGGGAATTGGACATACTGCAACGTTATTAGTTGTTGGTCTTATTTTAATCGTTATGAAAAATGAAATTTCGGATAGAATGTCTATGTCTCTTGAATTTGTCGTTGGAATTATGCTTGTCTATTTAGGAATTATGAATATTATTAATTTCCGCAAGAAAAAGCAACATACACACCTGCAAAATGAACAAACGAGTAACAAAACGTCTTACTTAAAGTCAACCGCTATTGGTCTAGTTCATGGTTTAGCAGGAAGCGCAGCAATGGTGTTATTGACGATGACGATTGTGAATTCCGTTTGGGAGGCTGCCGTTTATATTTTAGTTTTTGGAGCAGGGACTATTTTAGGAATGTTGTTCTTTACAACAATACTGGGTATTCCATTTGTATTCAGTTCCCAAAAATATAATGTGAATCGAGTTTTAGCATTGTCTGCTGGTGGAATTAGTTTAGTTTTCGGTATTTACTATATGTATAATTTGGGCGTAACAGAGGGATTATTCTCCCTTTGGATTTAA
- a CDS encoding urease accessory protein UreD has protein sequence MKSWTGILQLVMEKKNEKTITKSVFYEGALKVMRPIYLDNSGQACFYMLNPGGGYVGGDRYRIEVTLEEEAELVLTTQSATKVYKTLSAPVLQETEIILKKGSILEYIPDPLIAYREAKYHQHTVIRMEKGSTLLYIDILTPGWSPDGEWFKYDHLQLKNEIYLEDQLVAFDHLMLQPAKSQVNDIGFMESYTHLGSMIVVSEHCSQHFLNLLYEKVEPHIGNCKMGMSMLSVPGFTLRILASSTQQIEEILAICTSFIRQEWFAKKALSLRKY, from the coding sequence ATGAAAAGTTGGACAGGGATACTACAGCTTGTGATGGAGAAGAAGAACGAAAAAACGATCACAAAAAGTGTTTTCTATGAGGGTGCATTAAAAGTAATGCGCCCGATTTATCTAGATAATTCAGGGCAGGCGTGTTTTTACATGTTGAATCCCGGGGGTGGTTACGTAGGCGGTGACCGCTATCGAATAGAAGTTACACTTGAGGAAGAAGCGGAATTAGTATTAACTACACAATCGGCGACAAAAGTGTATAAAACATTGAGTGCTCCTGTCTTACAGGAGACAGAAATTATCTTGAAAAAGGGTAGTATTCTTGAATACATTCCCGATCCATTAATTGCCTATCGAGAGGCAAAATATCATCAGCATACGGTGATTAGAATGGAGAAAGGATCGACACTTCTTTATATAGATATCTTAACGCCAGGTTGGTCCCCGGATGGTGAATGGTTTAAATACGATCACTTACAGTTGAAAAATGAAATATATTTGGAGGATCAGTTAGTAGCATTCGATCATTTAATGCTTCAACCTGCCAAATCACAAGTAAATGATATTGGTTTTATGGAAAGTTATACGCATTTAGGTTCGATGATCGTTGTCAGCGAACATTGCTCACAGCATTTTCTAAATTTGTTATATGAAAAGGTAGAGCCTCATATCGGGAATTGTAAAATGGGTATGTCGATGTTGTCTGTGCCAGGATTCACACTCCGAATTCTAGCATCCTCTACACAACAAATAGAAGAAATACTAGCGATTTGTACATCTTTTATTCGACAAGAGTGGTTTGCTAAAAAAGCTTTATCCTTAAGAAAATATTGA